In a single window of the Desulfovibrio mangrovi genome:
- a CDS encoding efflux RND transporter periplasmic adaptor subunit, which yields MTISRRFLPLHIFLILFFMTVAANAADAPPQQPPAPVVTAKARAGKAALQSIFIGSIEYPEVSDVAAEVQGRVNAAHFEEGDTLTAGQIMVELDNDLLRKELEAAEAQHEQALADLENAKLEFRRMNTLYSSKSVSEKEFDEARLSMKALQQKAYSFKAEAEKLKLEIAKSRIRSPFTGVVLKKHAARGEWVSSGTVIATLARNDVVEAVVEVPQAVLPFLQKGQGVSVTILDKALSGTVAAIIPQGNLTTRTFPVKVRINNGSGLMQGMEAKISLPSGAEVDAVLVPRDALISQRGQTMVWVLRDGKAESIPVTIDAWLGNEVALHGPGLAADVRIVIKGNERLRPGQPVKETP from the coding sequence ATGACTATATCGCGAAGATTCCTTCCTCTCCACATCTTTCTCATTCTCTTTTTCATGACCGTTGCGGCCAATGCGGCAGATGCTCCGCCACAGCAGCCACCGGCGCCGGTCGTTACCGCCAAGGCCCGGGCAGGCAAGGCCGCATTGCAAAGCATATTCATCGGCTCTATTGAGTATCCGGAAGTCTCTGACGTGGCAGCCGAAGTACAGGGGCGGGTCAATGCAGCCCACTTTGAGGAAGGCGACACGCTCACAGCCGGACAGATCATGGTCGAACTGGACAACGATCTGCTCCGCAAGGAGCTGGAAGCCGCAGAGGCGCAACACGAACAGGCTCTGGCCGATCTGGAAAACGCCAAGCTTGAATTCCGCCGCATGAACACCCTGTACTCCTCCAAGTCGGTGTCGGAAAAGGAATTCGACGAGGCCCGCCTTTCCATGAAGGCCCTGCAGCAGAAAGCGTACTCCTTCAAGGCGGAAGCGGAAAAACTGAAACTGGAGATCGCCAAAAGCCGCATCAGGTCCCCCTTCACCGGGGTGGTGCTCAAGAAGCATGCAGCCCGTGGAGAGTGGGTTTCTTCCGGCACAGTCATAGCCACCCTCGCCCGCAACGATGTTGTTGAGGCCGTGGTTGAGGTTCCGCAGGCCGTCCTGCCTTTCCTGCAAAAAGGGCAGGGAGTGTCCGTGACCATTCTGGACAAGGCGCTTTCCGGCACCGTGGCGGCCATTATTCCCCAAGGCAACCTCACCACACGCACGTTCCCCGTCAAGGTGCGCATCAACAACGGCTCCGGCCTTATGCAGGGCATGGAAGCAAAGATAAGCCTGCCTTCAGGTGCAGAAGTGGACGCGGTGCTCGTCCCGCGGGATGCACTTATCAGCCAGCGGGGACAAACCATGGTCTGGGTGCTACGCGATGGCAAAGCCGAATCCATTCCCGTCACCATAGACGCATGGCTCGGTAATGAGGTCGCCCTGCACGGTCCAGGCCTTGCGGCAGACGTAAGAATCGTGATCAAAGGCAACGAAAGGCTCCGCCCCGGACAGCCCGTAAAGGAAACACCCTAG
- a CDS encoding TolC family protein — protein sequence MRIRKQSVLLSLLLVSLLAFSAHAEDMTYDLEGTVNKALKDNPSIEASRASALGAEEGRKAARGAFGPKLSTTYGYTYKDHKKNVGGVPSYDDDYYTLTASVSQPIFTGFNILSTYQKSELAKESAELAKDQTELALILNVQENFINLLIARENVRSAQATVDRLASQLKVTQAYYDVGLQPRIDVLRAEVQLSDAENALLQAENARETQRARLNTLLNLPLDADVKYMGELVYMPAPMDLEASLSVAAKARPDLLIARKAVEIAMKDLKITESDFYPQLAASFDWSRMGDHPQVDGSEFATTEFSEWSTKATMSWELFSWGTTYYAAQRDKQTIAKLKAEEAGTWQEALYEIKSRHLSIAEAAKRIKVAQKTVDSAQEAYRMALARYQAQVGTNNDVLDAQADLSSAEASYTKAQGDYMIAIARLYKAIGEKNPGLATAAK from the coding sequence ATGCGCATACGCAAGCAGTCCGTTCTGCTTTCCCTTCTGCTCGTCAGCCTGCTGGCTTTTTCCGCCCATGCTGAGGACATGACCTATGACCTTGAAGGCACGGTAAACAAAGCCCTCAAGGACAACCCCAGCATAGAGGCTTCCCGTGCTTCAGCCCTTGGCGCCGAAGAAGGCCGCAAGGCCGCCCGCGGTGCGTTCGGTCCCAAACTGAGCACCACGTATGGTTATACATACAAGGACCACAAGAAGAACGTTGGCGGTGTGCCAAGTTATGACGATGATTACTATACTCTTACCGCATCCGTAAGTCAGCCCATCTTCACCGGTTTCAACATCCTGTCCACCTACCAGAAGTCTGAGCTGGCCAAGGAAAGTGCCGAACTGGCCAAGGATCAGACCGAACTGGCTCTTATCCTGAACGTGCAGGAAAACTTCATTAACCTGCTCATCGCCCGTGAAAACGTGCGCAGTGCGCAGGCCACTGTTGACCGTCTTGCTTCGCAGCTGAAGGTGACGCAGGCTTACTACGATGTTGGTCTGCAGCCCCGTATCGACGTATTGCGCGCAGAAGTGCAGCTTTCCGATGCTGAAAACGCCCTGCTGCAGGCGGAGAACGCCCGTGAGACTCAGCGTGCCCGTCTGAATACGCTGCTGAACCTGCCTCTTGATGCGGATGTGAAGTACATGGGGGAACTCGTGTACATGCCCGCTCCCATGGATCTGGAAGCCAGTTTGAGTGTGGCTGCCAAGGCCCGTCCCGATTTGCTCATTGCCCGCAAGGCCGTTGAGATTGCCATGAAGGATCTGAAGATCACGGAAAGTGACTTCTATCCGCAGTTGGCAGCATCCTTCGACTGGTCCAGAATGGGTGATCATCCGCAGGTGGACGGCAGTGAATTTGCCACCACCGAATTCAGCGAGTGGAGCACCAAGGCGACCATGTCGTGGGAACTGTTCTCCTGGGGCACCACGTATTATGCTGCACAGCGCGACAAGCAGACCATTGCCAAGCTGAAGGCCGAAGAGGCCGGCACATGGCAGGAAGCTCTGTATGAAATCAAGTCCCGTCACCTGAGCATTGCCGAGGCTGCCAAGCGTATCAAGGTGGCACAGAAGACTGTGGACTCCGCGCAGGAAGCCTACCGCATGGCCCTTGCCCGTTATCAGGCACAGGTGGGCACCAACAATGACGTGCTGGATGCGCAGGCAGACCTTTCCTCTGCAGAAGCCTCCTACACCAAGGCGCAGGGCGACTACATGATTGCCATTGCCCGCCTGTACAAGGCCATCGGCGAAAAGAACCCGGGGCTGGCTACTGCTGCCAAGTAA
- a CDS encoding deoxyguanosinetriphosphate triphosphohydrolase, giving the protein MSTMEWSRLLSTVRPGQKEQRPKEGRTDFNTDHDRIIFSSAFRRLQDKTQVFPLAETDYVRTRLTHSLEASNIGRTLGTLTGRRLLAERRELAECTGNTSSPISEDDFGAVVATAALAHDIGNPPFGHSGEDAIRQWFACSATGRKVIDALPEDLRADFLHFEGNAQGYRILSRLQYPDRAYGMRLTCATQGTFMKYPCEAGCMNSAHRTYKKYGLFAAERDMFAQAAAELGLIRHEDGASPCVSWARHPLAYLVEAADDISYSIADIEDGFRRGRVTYDEVFDLLSPFIRTEGDWWRRHLDAMRHPTERVEFLRAMAIGGLVHSAVDCFMEHEAKLLAGVHLEKGLTRHMALNAPFATLGKMNFSKVYQDPQVVEIEAAGFEVMDTLLNAFGGAVFRTLDGKATARDRTLLKLYPESRHAAADNLYEQMLEVTDFVSGMTDTSAVTLYKKLSGVTLAKG; this is encoded by the coding sequence ATGAGCACTATGGAATGGTCCCGCCTACTTTCCACCGTCCGTCCGGGGCAGAAGGAACAGCGCCCCAAGGAAGGACGCACGGACTTCAACACCGACCACGACCGCATCATCTTTTCCTCGGCTTTCCGGCGTCTTCAGGACAAGACGCAGGTGTTTCCGCTTGCCGAGACCGACTACGTGCGCACCCGGCTCACCCACAGCCTTGAAGCATCCAACATCGGGCGCACCCTCGGCACGCTGACCGGACGCCGCCTGCTTGCGGAACGACGCGAACTTGCCGAATGCACCGGGAACACCTCTTCCCCCATTTCAGAGGACGATTTCGGGGCCGTGGTGGCCACGGCTGCGCTGGCGCACGACATCGGCAACCCTCCCTTCGGTCACAGCGGAGAGGACGCCATCCGCCAATGGTTTGCATGCAGCGCCACCGGCAGGAAAGTTATCGACGCCTTGCCGGAAGACCTGCGGGCCGACTTTCTGCACTTTGAAGGCAACGCACAGGGCTACCGCATCCTCAGCCGCCTGCAGTATCCCGACCGCGCCTACGGCATGCGGTTGACCTGCGCCACGCAGGGAACATTCATGAAGTACCCGTGCGAAGCGGGCTGCATGAACTCGGCACACAGAACGTACAAGAAATATGGCCTGTTCGCGGCAGAGCGGGACATGTTTGCGCAGGCAGCGGCAGAGCTTGGCCTTATCCGCCATGAAGACGGTGCCTCGCCCTGCGTCTCGTGGGCACGCCACCCGCTGGCCTATCTGGTGGAAGCGGCCGATGACATAAGCTACTCCATCGCGGACATTGAAGACGGCTTCCGCAGGGGCCGCGTGACCTACGACGAGGTTTTCGACCTGCTCTCTCCCTTTATCCGGACGGAAGGCGACTGGTGGAGGCGGCATCTGGACGCCATGCGCCACCCCACGGAACGCGTGGAGTTCCTGCGCGCCATGGCCATAGGCGGCCTTGTGCACAGTGCGGTGGACTGTTTCATGGAGCATGAGGCAAAGCTGCTTGCCGGCGTGCACCTCGAAAAGGGGCTCACCCGCCACATGGCACTGAATGCGCCGTTTGCCACGCTGGGCAAAATGAATTTCAGCAAGGTCTATCAGGACCCACAGGTGGTGGAAATCGAAGCAGCAGGCTTCGAAGTGATGGACACCTTGCTGAACGCCTTTGGCGGAGCGGTGTTCAGAACCCTTGACGGCAAGGCCACAGCCCGGGACAGAACCCTGCTCAAGCTGTATCCGGAAAGCCGGCATGCGGCTGCGGACAACCTGTATGAACAGATGCTGGAAGTAACGGATTTTGTTTCCGGCATGACGGACACCTCAGCGGTGACGCTGTACAAGAAACTCTCCGGCGTTACGCTGGCCAAAGGGTAA
- a CDS encoding glycosyltransferase family 2 protein, producing MLQQYWLGLSSAFARRLLHGSAGSFQRMRLASHALAEAVPVASASNGQNAQGVNFAMLDTGRDLLLAALEDDPLNGDLARQVLGLDKQAPWLESDTRTALLELAAAFVRPENLRYFQRLARQGEYAKIQSYLDGERDKAPDNAYWLQQVLAVGELAGELEWALEHVRHRWPAPLAHANILRVAVEAHLLAVMRRYDDVLALTQDHASAAAGRLLLAAERRAHSLRMTGDIDAAHAAWRQILSLRPWHVNLLSRWHASVSGHDSPLAAGVQGRTAALLYSWNKADDLDKALRSLAPSAADLCRIIALNNGSTDATGQVIDAWAERLGERMQAIHLPVNVGAPAARNWLMHLPELAEVEYLAYLDDDAVLPADWLGHMSRAVAVCPEASVWGGKIIDHAAPHIVQSADLHLVMTSGNDEEIDAAFRPTRAHAVPFNVSDIHAQVADCGGFDYIRPCISVTGCCHLFRRADLMACGDFSLTLSPSQYDDLEHDLRMASRGRHCAYTGFLPVEHMKRTGKAVLMSPAQFGNGLGNKYKLHAMYPRDEIERLMAFETALLEQDLLRKAAMLDGLAAQ from the coding sequence ATGTTGCAACAGTATTGGTTGGGATTGTCCTCCGCTTTCGCAAGGCGGCTGCTGCATGGTTCCGCAGGGTCGTTTCAGCGGATGCGGCTTGCCTCCCATGCGCTGGCGGAGGCCGTGCCCGTAGCTTCGGCTTCCAACGGGCAGAATGCACAGGGCGTGAACTTTGCCATGCTGGATACGGGTCGCGATTTACTGCTGGCGGCGCTGGAAGACGATCCTCTGAACGGTGACCTTGCACGGCAGGTGCTGGGCCTTGACAAACAGGCGCCCTGGCTGGAATCCGACACCCGCACCGCGTTGCTGGAGCTGGCCGCCGCCTTTGTGCGGCCCGAAAACCTGCGGTATTTCCAGCGTCTTGCCCGGCAGGGCGAGTACGCAAAGATCCAGTCTTATCTGGATGGCGAACGGGACAAGGCTCCTGATAATGCCTACTGGCTGCAGCAGGTGCTGGCCGTGGGTGAGCTGGCAGGCGAACTTGAGTGGGCCCTGGAGCATGTGCGGCACCGCTGGCCTGCGCCGTTGGCACACGCCAATATTCTGCGTGTTGCCGTGGAGGCCCACCTGCTTGCCGTGATGCGGCGGTATGACGATGTGCTTGCGCTGACACAGGACCATGCTTCCGCGGCGGCTGGACGCCTGCTTCTTGCGGCAGAGCGGCGTGCGCACAGCCTGCGCATGACCGGCGATATCGACGCAGCCCACGCAGCGTGGCGGCAGATTCTGTCGTTGCGGCCGTGGCATGTGAACCTTTTGTCCCGCTGGCATGCATCCGTTTCGGGCCACGACAGTCCTCTGGCCGCTGGCGTGCAGGGGCGCACTGCCGCCTTGCTGTATTCATGGAACAAGGCGGACGATCTGGACAAGGCCCTGCGGAGTCTTGCGCCTTCGGCTGCGGACCTGTGCCGCATCATCGCCCTGAACAACGGCAGCACGGATGCGACCGGGCAGGTCATCGACGCGTGGGCGGAACGATTGGGGGAACGCATGCAGGCCATTCACCTGCCGGTGAACGTCGGTGCGCCTGCGGCGCGGAACTGGCTGATGCATCTCCCCGAGCTGGCAGAGGTCGAATATCTGGCCTATCTGGATGACGATGCTGTTTTGCCTGCCGACTGGCTTGGGCATATGTCGCGGGCGGTGGCCGTGTGCCCCGAGGCTTCCGTGTGGGGCGGCAAGATTATCGACCATGCCGCGCCGCATATAGTGCAGTCCGCCGACCTGCACCTCGTGATGACCAGCGGTAACGATGAAGAGATCGATGCGGCGTTCCGTCCCACCCGCGCCCATGCAGTGCCCTTCAATGTTTCGGACATACACGCACAGGTGGCTGATTGCGGCGGGTTCGACTACATACGCCCCTGCATATCCGTTACCGGCTGCTGTCACCTCTTTCGCAGGGCAGATCTTATGGCCTGCGGCGACTTTTCCCTGACCCTGTCGCCTTCCCAGTACGACGACCTTGAGCATGACCTGCGCATGGCTTCGCGGGGCAGGCATTGTGCGTATACGGGATTTTTGCCGGTGGAGCATATGAAGCGGACAGGCAAGGCCGTGCTCATGTCGCCCGCCCAGTTCGGTAACGGGCTGGGCAACAAGTATAAGCTGCACGCCATGTACCCGCGGGACGAGATAGAACGCCTCATGGCCTTTGAGACGGCGTTGCTGGAACAGGATTTGCTCCGAAAAGCCGCAATGCTGGACGGCCTTGCCGCCCAGTGA
- a CDS encoding protoporphyrinogen/coproporphyrinogen oxidase: MHVRYLIIGAGPTGLGAGHRLKELGETSFLLLERNAYTGGLATSFKDSAGFTWDLGGHVVFSHYSYFDRLIEDLLGDQYLEHQRIAMVRMFERWVPYPFQNNLRYLPKDVQWEIVEAMLPGRRPETHPSNFREWIDVIFGAGIAKYFMVPYNFKVWATPAEKMAYHWIGERVSVVNLEMVLKNLILELDNRSWGPNNVFRFPLFGGTGDIFSRMGDRLGDFVRRNTEVVAVDPEARSVRTADGETITYDHLLNTGPLDLFVLNSINTPNADLRAAAASLAHNSVYVAGVGVDGMREDPTCWMYFPENNAPFYRVTNFHNYSPNNAAKPGASRALMCETSYSAHKQEDLASLMDATVQGLVNTALMNEKDRENILSTWSYPIDYGYPVPTIDRDPSLRVLQPWLESCRIYSRGRFGGWQYEAANMDHSVMQGVEWADRMIEGKAETTYVVK; encoded by the coding sequence ATGCACGTCAGATATTTGATCATTGGGGCAGGCCCTACGGGGCTCGGTGCGGGGCACAGGCTGAAAGAACTGGGCGAAACCAGCTTCCTGCTGCTTGAGCGCAACGCCTATACGGGCGGCCTTGCCACCAGTTTCAAGGATTCAGCAGGGTTCACGTGGGATCTCGGCGGGCATGTGGTGTTTTCGCACTATTCCTATTTTGACAGACTGATCGAGGATCTGCTCGGAGATCAGTATCTGGAGCACCAGCGTATTGCCATGGTGCGCATGTTTGAACGCTGGGTTCCCTATCCTTTCCAGAACAATCTGCGCTACCTGCCAAAAGACGTGCAGTGGGAGATTGTGGAGGCCATGTTGCCGGGCCGCAGGCCCGAGACGCACCCGTCCAACTTCCGGGAGTGGATCGACGTGATCTTTGGAGCGGGCATCGCCAAGTATTTCATGGTGCCCTACAATTTCAAGGTCTGGGCAACTCCAGCCGAAAAAATGGCGTATCACTGGATCGGCGAGCGCGTTTCCGTGGTCAACCTGGAGATGGTGCTGAAGAATCTTATCCTCGAACTCGATAACAGAAGCTGGGGGCCCAACAACGTGTTCCGCTTCCCGTTGTTCGGGGGCACGGGCGATATATTCAGCCGCATGGGCGACAGGCTCGGCGATTTCGTGCGTCGGAACACCGAGGTGGTGGCTGTGGATCCGGAGGCCAGATCGGTGCGGACGGCGGACGGCGAGACCATCACCTACGATCATCTGCTGAACACCGGCCCGCTGGACCTCTTTGTGCTGAACAGCATCAATACGCCCAACGCGGACCTGCGTGCCGCTGCCGCCAGTCTTGCGCATAACTCCGTGTACGTGGCGGGCGTGGGTGTGGACGGTATGCGCGAGGATCCTACCTGTTGGATGTATTTCCCCGAGAACAACGCGCCGTTCTACCGCGTGACCAATTTCCACAACTATTCACCAAACAATGCGGCAAAGCCGGGAGCCTCCCGTGCCCTGATGTGCGAAACCTCCTATTCCGCACATAAGCAGGAAGACCTTGCCAGCCTCATGGATGCCACCGTGCAGGGGCTGGTGAACACCGCACTCATGAACGAGAAGGACAGGGAGAATATCCTCTCCACATGGTCCTATCCCATTGACTACGGGTACCCTGTGCCCACCATCGACCGCGATCCGTCCCTGCGTGTGCTGCAGCCATGGCTGGAATCCTGCCGGATCTACTCGCGCGGTCGTTTTGGCGGCTGGCAATACGAGGCAGCCAATATGGACCATTCCGTCATGCAGGGCGTGGAGTGGGCAGATCGTATGATAGAGGGCAAGGCAGAGACCACATACGTGGTGAAATAG
- the sfsA gene encoding DNA/RNA nuclease SfsA, producing the protein MTDKPLIPFPAGCITGSFVRRVKRFSVEITHADESVWIHSNNSGSMLGLLRPGMQVLASPAANPDRKLKWTQEAVLMPDFAGDFWVGVNTMTPNRLLEAAFHAGQLPWSAGYTAFRREAKYGGSRLDARLDSDNDTLPPLWIECKNVTMVEDDVACFPDAATERGQKHLKEMMGLVEKGFRAAFFYLVQRADGNCFGPADFIDPDYAELFWQALDAGVEVYPHRATVTEEGIFLGELLPLRKR; encoded by the coding sequence GTGACAGACAAACCGCTCATTCCCTTTCCCGCAGGCTGTATCACCGGCTCGTTCGTACGCCGTGTAAAACGCTTCAGCGTGGAGATCACGCATGCAGATGAATCCGTATGGATTCACTCCAACAACTCAGGCTCCATGCTGGGCCTGCTGCGTCCGGGCATGCAGGTGCTGGCCTCCCCGGCGGCCAACCCCGACCGCAAACTCAAATGGACGCAAGAAGCCGTGCTCATGCCAGACTTTGCCGGAGATTTCTGGGTAGGCGTGAACACCATGACGCCCAACCGCCTGCTTGAAGCGGCGTTTCATGCGGGCCAGTTGCCTTGGTCCGCAGGTTACACCGCATTCCGGCGCGAAGCGAAATACGGCGGGAGCCGTCTGGACGCGCGCCTGGACAGCGACAATGATACCTTGCCGCCCTTGTGGATAGAATGCAAGAACGTGACGATGGTGGAGGATGACGTTGCCTGTTTTCCCGACGCAGCCACAGAACGCGGCCAGAAACACCTGAAGGAAATGATGGGGCTGGTGGAAAAAGGATTCAGAGCCGCCTTCTTCTATCTGGTGCAGCGCGCGGACGGCAATTGTTTCGGCCCTGCGGATTTCATCGATCCCGACTATGCCGAACTGTTCTGGCAGGCTCTTGATGCCGGAGTGGAGGTCTACCCCCACCGTGCCACGGTAACGGAAGAAGGAATCTTTCTGGGCGAATTGCTGCCCCTCAGGAAGCGATGA
- a CDS encoding pyridoxal phosphate-dependent aminotransferase: MNISDRLKQLKPSATLAVNAKALELKAQGKEIVSLAVGEPDFPTPEHVREACKKAMDEGFTRYAAVPGLPDLREAVAAYFNNFYGALAAPEHTMVTNGGKQALYNLFQALLNPGDEVLIPGPYWVSYPPMVQLAEGVPVVVPASADAAFKVTVEQLEAACTEKTRVLLLNSPSNPTGAAYDKAQIDAIAQWAIDKGLFIISDEIYDQLVYAPAEHASLCSWWTRYPEQVCVVNGLAKSFAMTGWRIGYVLAHADLIKAMTKIQGQSTSNVCTFAQKGAVAALTGGFGIVDEMRAAFRKRRDLAMKVVGSWPEVVCPVPEGAFYIFPDVHRHYTKEIPDSATLCTRLLEEAGVALVPGAAFGDDNCIRISYAVDEATLTTALDKIAKVLFK, translated from the coding sequence ATGAACATTTCTGACAGATTGAAGCAGCTTAAGCCGTCGGCAACCCTTGCCGTGAACGCCAAAGCACTGGAACTGAAGGCGCAGGGCAAGGAGATTGTCAGCCTTGCCGTCGGCGAGCCTGACTTTCCCACTCCGGAGCATGTGCGTGAAGCATGCAAGAAAGCCATGGACGAGGGCTTTACCCGTTATGCCGCCGTGCCCGGTCTGCCTGACCTGCGCGAAGCCGTAGCCGCCTATTTCAACAATTTCTACGGTGCGCTGGCTGCTCCTGAGCATACCATGGTCACCAACGGCGGCAAGCAGGCACTCTACAATCTTTTCCAGGCATTGCTCAACCCCGGTGATGAGGTGCTCATCCCCGGACCGTACTGGGTGAGCTATCCGCCCATGGTGCAGCTTGCCGAAGGCGTGCCGGTCGTGGTGCCCGCATCCGCCGATGCCGCTTTCAAGGTGACCGTGGAGCAGCTTGAGGCCGCATGCACCGAGAAGACTCGTGTGCTGCTTCTGAACTCGCCCTCCAACCCCACCGGCGCAGCCTATGACAAGGCGCAGATTGACGCCATCGCCCAGTGGGCCATCGACAAGGGCCTGTTCATCATCTCTGACGAAATTTACGACCAACTGGTGTACGCACCCGCCGAGCATGCCTCCCTGTGCAGCTGGTGGACCCGTTATCCCGAACAGGTCTGCGTGGTGAACGGCCTTGCCAAGAGCTTTGCCATGACCGGTTGGCGCATTGGCTACGTGCTGGCCCACGCCGATCTCATCAAGGCCATGACCAAGATTCAGGGCCAGTCCACCTCCAACGTCTGCACCTTCGCCCAGAAGGGTGCCGTTGCCGCCCTGACCGGCGGGTTCGGCATTGTGGACGAGATGCGCGCAGCCTTCCGCAAGCGTCGCGACCTCGCCATGAAGGTCGTGGGCAGCTGGCCCGAGGTGGTGTGCCCCGTGCCCGAAGGCGCGTTCTACATCTTCCCTGATGTGCATCGTCACTACACCAAGGAGATTCCGGATTCCGCCACCCTGTGCACCAGATTGCTGGAAGAGGCCGGTGTGGCGCTGGTGCCCGGTGCCGCCTTCGGCGACGACAACTGTATCCGCATTTCTTACGCCGTTGACGAGGCCACGCTCACCACGGCTTTGGACAAGATTGCAAAGGTTCTCTTCAAGTAG
- a CDS encoding glucose-6-phosphate isomerase produces the protein MTINTLDWTSAWNGRVSKADAAPFDIRCGDLALRLATEIQANRLPFINLPYRNELEKELDAQTPWLQSFEHMLVLGIGGSALGARALQKAFYPQQDRPCHNGRSLWIADNVDAATLDAWFELLPPEKTVVVVISKSGGTIETLSQYFLARLWLQKSLGDDWNRHVLLVTDASKGYLRQEANALGLASMPVPDHLGGRYSVLSAVGLVPAAFLGMDWKALIRGALAVSAPLTSMGPGATELHQHPAWKLAVWNSALMSKGYSQVIFFSYVPLWAQFGLWFTQLWAESLGKEGKGSMPLPAVGVTDQHSTQQMFLDGPRDKACLLLSSPSLARGRQFGDDLPEEWSYLRGAHFGDLLQAEGLGTQMALAKAGTPLVELRMGRTGEEEAGRLMALLEITTVLTGWLLDINPLDQPAVELGKRLANARLGAQGYEEESADLEAFLGRAPEQQEF, from the coding sequence ATGACCATCAATACGCTTGACTGGACCAGTGCCTGGAACGGGCGTGTCTCGAAAGCCGATGCGGCTCCCTTCGATATCCGTTGCGGCGACCTTGCTCTGCGGCTCGCCACGGAAATTCAGGCCAATCGCCTGCCGTTTATCAATCTCCCCTACAGGAACGAGTTGGAAAAGGAGCTGGACGCCCAGACTCCCTGGCTGCAGTCCTTCGAACATATGCTGGTTCTGGGGATCGGCGGCTCCGCCCTTGGTGCCCGCGCCTTGCAGAAGGCCTTTTATCCGCAGCAGGACAGGCCATGCCACAACGGACGCAGTCTCTGGATTGCGGACAACGTGGACGCCGCCACCCTTGATGCGTGGTTCGAACTGCTTCCGCCGGAGAAGACCGTGGTGGTCGTCATTTCCAAATCCGGCGGCACGATTGAGACGCTCTCCCAATATTTCCTTGCCCGTCTGTGGCTGCAGAAGTCGCTTGGCGATGACTGGAACCGCCATGTCCTGCTCGTAACCGATGCCTCCAAGGGCTATCTGCGGCAGGAAGCGAACGCCCTTGGCCTTGCCTCCATGCCTGTGCCGGACCATCTCGGCGGACGCTATTCCGTGCTTTCCGCCGTAGGCCTTGTGCCTGCGGCCTTCCTCGGCATGGACTGGAAGGCGTTGATTCGCGGCGCGCTTGCCGTGAGCGCACCTCTCACGTCCATGGGACCGGGCGCTACCGAACTGCACCAGCATCCTGCATGGAAGCTGGCCGTGTGGAACAGCGCACTGATGAGCAAGGGCTACTCTCAGGTAATCTTCTTCTCGTACGTTCCCCTGTGGGCGCAGTTCGGCCTGTGGTTCACCCAGTTATGGGCGGAAAGCCTCGGCAAGGAAGGCAAAGGCTCCATGCCGCTGCCCGCTGTGGGCGTGACCGACCAGCATTCCACGCAGCAGATGTTCCTCGACGGCCCGCGCGACAAGGCCTGCCTGCTGCTGTCTTCTCCCAGCCTTGCCCGTGGCCGGCAGTTCGGCGACGACCTGCCGGAAGAATGGTCGTATCTGCGCGGAGCCCATTTCGGCGATCTGCTGCAGGCGGAAGGGCTCGGCACCCAGATGGCTCTGGCCAAGGCCGGTACGCCGCTTGTGGAACTGCGCATGGGCAGAACCGGCGAAGAAGAGGCCGGTCGCCTGATGGCCCTGCTTGAAATCACCACCGTACTCACCGGCTGGCTGCTGGATATCAATCCGCTGGATCAGCCCGCCGTCGAGCTGGGAAAACGTCTTGCCAACGCACGGCTCGGAGCTCAGGGCTACGAGGAGGAATCCGCCGACCTTGAGGCTTTCCTTGGCCGTGCGCCCGAGCAGCAGGAGTTCTAG